From the Ralstonia wenshanensis genome, the window GGTTGCCGGAGTGATCCGCATCGGCATACTTCAATGCCGACTCCAGGTTCGACTGCGACTTCCCCCAGAGCTGCTCCTTGAAGCACAGCATGCCGAGCGTGTAGAACAGATCGGCATCCACCGGATGCTGGGCGAGCCATTTCTCGGCTTGCTGGATCAGCGGCAGCGCCTTGCCCGGCACCGCGCAATCGGCATAGCGGCGGATCAGGCGGCTATCCCAATGCGTCTTCAGACCGTCTTCGACGATGCGCTTGGCGTCATCGGTGCGGCCAAGCTGCGCGAAATACAGCGCGGCCTGCGACGCAATGCGCGGCGAGCGGCGTTCTTCCGTGGTCAGCTCGCGCCAGAAGCTGTTCAGCGCATCGGCATCGTGGCGGCGCTCGGCCAGCAGCGTTTCACACGCCATCTGCTTGAGTCGGGCGGCCAGCACGGAATGGATGGCGTTGCGCTTTTCCAGGGCGCGCGTCAGGCGCAGCACCTCGCTCCAGTTCTTCAGATGCTGATGCGCACGCAGGGCAATGCGTTGCGCCTGAATCTGCCGCGAGCCCTGCGATTGCAGTTGCGCGATCTTCTCCAGCGCACCTTCCGCATCACGTGCGTCGACCAGCAATTCGGCCATCGACACAAGCTTCGCCTGCTCTCGATCGGGCGAGGAGACTTCGGCCATCCACGCATCGCGGCGTTCGGTCTCCTGCATGCGGTGTGCGGCACGGGCACCGATCAGCGCGGCCGTCTCGCGCTGAGGTTCCCAAGCCTGCGCTTCTCGCGCCTGGCGCTCCGCATGGCCAAAGCGCCCGGCAAACAGGCTTTCCATTGCCTCGCGCAGCGCGGCAGATGCCTTGAGGATGCGATTGCGCTCGCGATACGCCGCAGCACGCGCCGGCATACCGGCCACATGGTGGAAAAGGCGCATCACAAGATGCAGCACCACAAACGTCGCCAGCAGCGCCGCCAGCACGAAATTGAGCGACATCTCCACCCGGTACGGCGGGTAGAACAGCACGACGTTGCTCAGGTTCAGTTCCGTAAACAGTGCCAGCCCGACGGCGGCGGCAAACAGGAGCGCGACCCAGAATACCCAGCGCATGCTCACTCCTTGCCCGAACCGCGCACGGCGGCAAGGCTGTCAGCCAGCGTCGGCACCTGCAGCGTGCCAACCATCGCGCGCACCTGCGACAGTTGATTCTGCACCGTGGTCACGCGCGAAGACTGCGTATCGAAGTAGCGCGCCAGCAGCGTATCGGCGCGACCCAGATCGGCGCGGAACACGGCGTCATTGCGCGAGAGCAACGCCAGGCGCGCGTTCATCAAACGCAGCTTGAGGTTTTCACGCAGGAACCACGCTTGGTCGGAAGACAGCAGCAGTGCCTCGGTCTGATCGACGCGGCGCACCTGCACGATTTGGCCCAATTCGCCGCGCACGTCGCTCCACAGGCGCCCCCACCAGGCGCGCACGCCTGCCGACCATCCGGCGTCGTTGGACGGCATCGAGGCAACCGGCGCCGACGCAGCCGCGGCGTGCGCCTTCGCATTCTTCGTGGGTTTCACGGCAGCATGCGGCGCCTGCGCGGCCTGTTCCGCCTCCAGCGGCTGTGCCGACGAGATGAGCGGCAGCGTGTCTACAGCATTGATGGCGTCATCCAACCTCAGCGCAGCACCCGCCAGATCAAACGACGGCATCGCCTTGAGCTTGGCCATATCACGCGATACCGCCCGGCGCGCAGCGTTGAACTGCGGCTTGTCGAGCGTGGCCAGGCGCGCGTCGACCGTTTGCAGCGCAGCCAGTGCGCCGGCGACATTTCCCGTCAGTTGCAGTTGCTCGGCGGTGACCTCCAGCGAACGCTGGATCTCGGCGCGCTGCCAGTCATCGCGATTGCGCAGAAGGTCTTGGTTGGCCTGCTCCAGCGCGGCTTGACGATCGCGCGTTTCAGCGGTGCGGGCATCCAGCGCGCCGAATTTCTGCTGCAACTGGGAAACCGAATCCTGGTCCGCACGCGACAGCACGCGCATCTCCTGCGCCAGCGCTTCGTTCGTCTGGGCGTGCTGACGGATATCGCGTGCCAGGCGCTCATTGCGCACCTGCAGCGCGGCCACCGCCGCCACGACCGCGACGAGCGCCACCCAGATCACCCAACCGCCGCTGCGTGGCGCATGGTTGACCGTCATGGTGGGCGCAAACGCGGCCGGCGGAGCACTGGGCGCAGGGGCCGGGCTTGGCTTGGCTGCCGCAGATGCGGGCGCCGGTGTCGAAGCAGGGGCAGAAGCGGGAGCCGCCGAGGGAACGGGAGTCTGCGTCACAGTGGAAGAAGAAGTAGACGGGTTTGATTCAGCTGACGCCTTTGCCGGGGCTTGCTCGGCTGCCGGCACCGGCCCAGCCCACGCGAGCACGCTGGCGAGGAGCCGGTCGTCGCCGGCGCCGGTGAGCGTCACGTCGCGAAAGCCCAGCGATTTGGCCTGTTCGACGATGCGGGCGTGCGAAGCAAAACATGGCGCGCCATGCAGCGTATCCAGATCGGCGGGCGACAGATTGGCGCGGGCCAGTTCATCGAGATTGCGGACGGCCTCGGAGCTGGTGAGCGTCCAGGCATGGCGTGCCGAAAGCACGGCACGCAAGGCGAGCCACGCCGCAGCATCGGGCACCGGCACGCTGCGGCGATACGCCTCCACCGTGCGGACCGATGCGCCGGCTTCGCGCAGTTGATCGGCCAGCCATTCGCGGCCACCGTTGCCGCGCACGATCAGCACTTCACGGCCGCTCAACGAGGGCACGTCCAGCCGCGCGTAGAGCGCTTCGGAATCCTGGCGCGCGTCGTCGGCATGCATGTCGGGCTTGATCACGCGGTGCGCGGGCGGCGCAACGCCGTGCTGGGCAAGCGCCTGTGCGCTCGCTGGGCCCACCACCGCTACCGGCACCTCCTGCGGCCAGTGGAAACCTTCCGGCATGGCGGCAAATGCCTGCTGCACGGCGTTAGGACTGACGAACACCACCAGTGCGTAGCGCGAGGGATCGCCCAGCGCGGCACGCAAGTCGTCGAGATTGGGTGTCGGCGCAAT encodes:
- a CDS encoding heme biosynthesis protein HemY, with the protein product MRWVFWVALLFAAAVGLALFTELNLSNVVLFYPPYRVEMSLNFVLAALLATFVVLHLVMRLFHHVAGMPARAAAYRERNRILKASAALREAMESLFAGRFGHAERQAREAQAWEPQRETAALIGARAAHRMQETERRDAWMAEVSSPDREQAKLVSMAELLVDARDAEGALEKIAQLQSQGSRQIQAQRIALRAHQHLKNWSEVLRLTRALEKRNAIHSVLAARLKQMACETLLAERRHDADALNSFWRELTTEERRSPRIASQAALYFAQLGRTDDAKRIVEDGLKTHWDSRLIRRYADCAVPGKALPLIQQAEKWLAQHPVDADLFYTLGMLCFKEQLWGKSQSNLESALKYADADHSGNLRAHAHLALAQMFEQTERMEDAQRHYRQSALLAVK
- the hemDX gene encoding fused uroporphyrinogen-III synthase HemD/membrane protein HemX: MDDHLPLRLSPSSPASSTPPVQPATPPVVVVTRPRAQAPMLVAALERHGLRTHQFPLLDIAPTPNLDDLRAALGDPSRYALVVFVSPNAVQQAFAAMPEGFHWPQEVPVAVVGPASAQALAQHGVAPPAHRVIKPDMHADDARQDSEALYARLDVPSLSGREVLIVRGNGGREWLADQLREAGASVRTVEAYRRSVPVPDAAAWLALRAVLSARHAWTLTSSEAVRNLDELARANLSPADLDTLHGAPCFASHARIVEQAKSLGFRDVTLTGAGDDRLLASVLAWAGPVPAAEQAPAKASAESNPSTSSSTVTQTPVPSAAPASAPASTPAPASAAAKPSPAPAPSAPPAAFAPTMTVNHAPRSGGWVIWVALVAVVAAVAALQVRNERLARDIRQHAQTNEALAQEMRVLSRADQDSVSQLQQKFGALDARTAETRDRQAALEQANQDLLRNRDDWQRAEIQRSLEVTAEQLQLTGNVAGALAALQTVDARLATLDKPQFNAARRAVSRDMAKLKAMPSFDLAGAALRLDDAINAVDTLPLISSAQPLEAEQAAQAPHAAVKPTKNAKAHAAAASAPVASMPSNDAGWSAGVRAWWGRLWSDVRGELGQIVQVRRVDQTEALLLSSDQAWFLRENLKLRLMNARLALLSRNDAVFRADLGRADTLLARYFDTQSSRVTTVQNQLSQVRAMVGTLQVPTLADSLAAVRGSGKE